The genome window TGTCGTCGAGCACAATCTTCTCGGCGCATCCAGGCTTTACAGCAATATTAGATTCGAGGCCCTGGGAACACTATTGGGCCTGGATGCTGATAAGGCTGAAGAGACCACTGCACGCATGATTGAGCAGGGACGTTTAGTAGGACGCATGGATCAGATTGATGGCATTGTGTACTTTGAGGGTGGCGAGGCATCGGGAGAGAAGGGGAGTGGGCGAGCAGAAATTATTGTTGGCAAGGAAATGCGAAATTGGGATGCTAACGTTGAGAGTTTGGCTGAGGAGGTGGAGAATGTCACCAACGCGCTGCAAAAGGAGTTTCCCGTAAGTGTTCCAGTTATTGATCATGGCTTTGGTTAATCTCGTACTGACTCTATTTAATAGGAATTTGTTGCCGCAACCCTTGTTGTATGAGAAAGGGACGGATTAGAACCTTGTAGTGGATATGGCGTTTAGGGGTTGGGATGACCAAGGGCTGTTTATGTCCAATGCATAGCATATGAATCCCTTTGGTTCTAGACTGGCAATTTTAATAAGCCAAAAGCTTTAGTCCAAGTCTTTCTTGCGGACTACCACGTATCCTTCATTGATATTCCGAGGGTTgccatcctcttcatcgaaCTGGAGTTCATCCTCCAGTGCCAAGACTTCTGAGGGTTTGGAGTTGGGGGGCTCTTCAAATGTGCCTTCGCTCCAGAGGATGTCTATGAGGGCGTCGGCGATGTGATTACCCATCCAGTCGTAGCCCTCGTCTCGAAGATGGAGACCGTCATCCCAGTACCTTTCGCGATCCCGTTCTGAGAGCGAATGGTAGGGTATCTTGGAATGAAGGTCAAAGGCGTAACTGTCAAAAGTCAGCATCAACTGACAGCATAGACAGCCATTTAATAGTTTAAAAAACCATCTAAAAACTTTTGTAACGTCGTTAAACTTACTATCCCgtgtccttgttcttgaggatgCTCTGGTTGAGCTCGTTTCTTGACGACGTGCCTCTCTTGCTTTTTGACTGGCACTCAGGGACCGTTAGAGCGAGGACCTTGGATTCTCGGCTCAGAGGGACATCGTATATATCCTTAAGGGCGGAAAAGATATTTTCAGGCGGGACACCGTACGCTATATCGCTATAGGCGCATATCAGCATATTTGTATCTGGCAGAAGGGGTTTGTATAACTCACTTCGTACCGCCGAGGATAATTGTCCAGTCGTAAGATTTATCCTCCCCTATACCTCCTTGTTAGCCGGTTAAACGCCACAGAAGACTTGAATGAACATATAATGAGATTCACATACAAGCAGCATCCATTCTATCTTTGAAGCGCTTGAAAGAAGCAACATCGCCTGGCACAGCATTCAGCACGATCTCAAAGTCCACTTCGGGAAACGTCCCGGTGAGCCGGTCTTCCAGCTTGAGAGCGTATGGATGTGAGTCCATGCCATGGCAGAAATATCCCGAGGTTAGGGAGTCTCCAAAGCATAGTATACGAAGCGTCTTGCGAGGCATGGTGACAATGTCTTGTGTTTTAGTGGTTGTGTAAATGGTGGGTGAGTGATAGCGAGGCGGGGTGGTATGAAAGGTGATTGCGTAGGTAGGTCGGTTGGTGTAAGCAGGCTGCAGCAATGGAGGTTCTGCGAGAGGGTTCAAGCGTGTGTGCTTTTTATGTGTTTGTAAACTCCTGAATGGCTCATTCAATTCTATCACAATATACCTGAATAGCTCCGCGTTTATTTGGGCTTTGGAATTATTGTCAGAGATTCGCTGACTGGTTAATTCCGCTTTATAAACTTTACTATAGATATGTAATTTATAAACAAATTAGAAGCCAGCGGGCAACACATCatataactactaaaataattaattcAGCGACTAGGTATAGCACTTACTAGTAAAGAGATTctaaatataaaaagaaagcccttatttaatataagtaataaaaaggcttattataaatcTTTATTAAAGGTATATTATATGAAGTAAATAgcttataatttaaatttaaaatttagtaataaattaattaaataagtgGTTTCTTACATGGATAGAAGTTGAAAAGGAGTATATAGACAGTCATCTAAATAAGAagtctttaaataatatagcATCGGTgagatggccgagttggttatggcgccaggttaaggttaaccttaacACCAATTTCCTGGTGGAGCAATCCTCCTGGGTTCGAGTCCCAGTCTCATCAGatcttcttttttatatattgGTTATTGTTCCTATCTATCAAGTGAGCTAAGTTCCTTTTTGCCGCTCGTGCGATGACGGAGTTTTCCCACGACATCATGGTAAAAAGCTTAAGCTCCAATCTTTTCAGGCTTCCTAGGCTTAAACTCAATTTATAGCTATTGTCATTACTGATAAAAGAGCTCGCATCCCTCCAAATAATTCCACTACGGACGACCTTCAACCTCCGCATTTGTTCGTCATATCTCAAGCTTTGACCAAGTATTTAAGGCTGATTCCCCTGcaaaatatttataattgTAGCAATTCACAGCAACACGGCCCACGCTTGTTGCTGTTTTTTCTGCGACTGCCCCGCCCCCTCCATTGCTCTTCCGCAATCGCTACTACCCCGCCAAACTTTTTTCCTTTTGGCCTTTCCTTACTCGCCCGAGAGCCCAATCCAAACCTGAATGAGACGCCCTCTTCCCACTTACatcttttcttatttttcttcttcgtcgtcccCTTCTGTCTTTCGTCTTCTCCCCGTTTTCTCTCCCAAAAGGTTCTCTTTTCTAGCTTCCAAGATGTCCTCCCAGCAGAAGATCGCCATCGTCTCAGTCTACGACAAGACCGGTCTTCTGGACCTGGCTAAGGGCCTTGTCCAACAGAATGTTCGAATTCTCGCTTCTGGAGGCACCTCCAAGATGATTCGAGAGTCGGGATTCCCTGTCGAGTGAGTCAATACAAGCGCTCAATTGCTTGATACTAGAGCTAAATGACTTCTGCAGGGACGTCTCTGCCATCACCAAGGCCCCCGAGATGCTTGCCGGTCGCGTCAAGACGCTTCACCCTGCCGTCCATGCAGGTATCCTGGCCCGTGATCTCGCCTCCGACGAGAAGGACCTCGCCGAGcagaacatcaacaaggtcGATTATGTCATCTGCAACCTCTACCCCTTCAAGGATACCGtcgccaagatcaacgtCAGCATCCCTGAGGCCGTTGAGGAGATTGACATTGGTGGTGTTACTCTTATCCGTGCTGCCGCCAAGAACCACAAGCGCGTCACTATCCTCAGCGACCCTAACGACTACGCTGGCTTcctcaaggagctcgagaagggCGAGATCACTGAGGCCAGCCGTAACCGCTATGCCCTCAAGGCTTTTGAGCATACTGCCGACTACGATGCTGCTATCTCCCAGTTTTTCCGCAAGGAGTACGCCGGCAACGGCGAACAGTACAGCGCCCTTCGATATGGCGCCAACCCTCACCAGAAGCCTGCCGCCGCCTATGTTTCCGAGGGCAACCTGCCCTTCAAGGTTCTGTGCGGCTCACCCGGCTATATCAACCTCCTCGACTCCCTTAACGCCTGGCCTCTGGTCAAGGAACTCAAGAAGGCTCTTGGCAAGCCTGCTGCTGCCAGCTTCAAGCACGTCTCTCCCGCTGGTGCTGCCATCGGCCTGCCCCTTACcgaggacgagaagaaggtctACTTTGTCCATGACATCGAGGGTATTGATGAGTCTAGCCTCGCTCAGGCCTATGCTCGTGCCCGGGGAGCCGATCGCATGAGCAGCTTTGGCGATATGATCGCTCTCAGCGATGTTGTTGACGTTCCTACTGCGCGTATCATCTCCAAGGAGGTCTCCGATGGTGTTATTGCTCCTGGCTACGAGGATGCCGCTCTTGAgatcctcaagaagaagaagggtggcCGATACCTTGTTCTTCAAATCGACCCCGAATACAACCCTCCTGCTACCGAGACCCGCACCGTCTACGGCATCAACCTCCAGCAGCACCGCAACGATGTCGAGATCACCCCCAAGCACTTCAGCACAATCATCACTCCGAAGGACAC of Fusarium oxysporum Fo47 chromosome I, complete sequence contains these proteins:
- a CDS encoding SGNH hydrolase-type esterase domain-containing protein, producing the protein MPRKTLRILCFGDSLTSGYFCHGMDSHPYALKLEDRLTGTFPEVDFEIVLNAVPGDVASFKRFKDRMDAAWEDKSYDWTIILGGTNDIAYGVPPENIFSALKDIYDVPLSRESKVLALTVPECQSKSKRGTSSRNELNQSILKNKDTGYYAFDLHSKIPYHSLSERDRERYWDDGLHLRDEGYDWMGNHIADALIDILWSEGTFEEPPNSKPSEVLALEDELQFDEEDGNPRNINEGYVVVRKKDLD
- a CDS encoding cytidine deaminase-like protein, which encodes MSSQQKIAIVSVYDKTGLLDLAKGLVQQNVRILASGGTSKMIRESGFPVEDVSAITKAPEMLAGRVKTLHPAVHAGILARDLASDEKDLAEQNINKVDYVICNLYPFKDTVAKINVSIPEAVEEIDIGGVTLIRAAAKNHKRVTILSDPNDYAGFLKELEKGEITEASRNRYALKAFEHTADYDAAISQFFRKEYAGNGEQYSALRYGANPHQKPAAAYVSEGNLPFKVLCGSPGYINLLDSLNAWPLVKELKKALGKPAAASFKHVSPAGAAIGLPLTEDEKKVYFVHDIEGIDESSLAQAYARARGADRMSSFGDMIALSDVVDVPTARIISKEVSDGVIAPGYEDAALEILKKKKGGRYLVLQIDPEYNPPATETRTVYGINLQQHRNDVEITPKHFSTIITPKDTASLPESAARDLTIATITLKYTQSNSVCYAYNGQVVGLGAGQQSRIHCTRLAGDKADNWWMRFHERVLGIKWKKGTKRPDKSNAIDLLVSGQLPKDGPEREAFEGVFEEVPAAFTPEEREAWMKQLKDVCVSSDAFFPFIDNVFRVAQSGAKYVAAPGGSQNDAAVFDTAEKLGITFVEQNIRLFHH